The genomic DNA GAGCCGTCGAGCACGTCGATCATGTCGCCATCGACGATCTTCACCACCTTCCCGGTGAGCGTGCCGGCGAAGGCGACGGAGGCCAGGACAAGGGATAGGGCGATGGCAATGGCGGGACGCATTGGCGAACTCCGAGAACCACATCAACCGAGCCAATCGTCATCGTACTGTTTTCTGCGTCCGCCGGCTCTCGTCCCCAGTCGTCTCAACTACCACGCCGATACGACACCGCCAGTACCCCTCACTTCCAGGCCCAGGACGCGATATGGTCACCGCAACCGCGGAGGCAACATGACACCGACCACGCAACTCGAGCTCCTCACTCGCCGCCAGACCGCCACCGTACTCGGCGTGTCCGTGCCGACGTTGACCAGGTGGGGCCGCGAGGGGCGCGGGCCGCGCCCCCTGCGACTGACCCCGGGGTCACGCGGCCGCGTCATGTATCGCGCAGCCGACATCCAGGCGTTTGTCGAAACGCTCGCCGCCGCACCTACCAAGCCCTTCGCTGCACCTGCCGCGCAGTGGCGATG from Planctomycetota bacterium includes the following:
- a CDS encoding nuclease, which translates into the protein MRPAIAIALSLVLASVAFAGTLTGKVVKIVDGDMIDVLDGS